A window of Tautonia plasticadhaerens contains these coding sequences:
- a CDS encoding ABC transporter permease: MSARPLLALVAKDLKVFLSDRYALVLSFLAPVALASFMALIFGGAGAAPPSRIPIRLTDEDGSAIARRIVSGSAADDRLDAVEQPRDLARSAVRTGDAVLSVVIPPGFGEAAADALYGDAEPPELHFLHDPMSQSDVSLARGLLTRVILEAVTSEALSPGDRQDGLIDLLSEELLNNDVTSPDSDEDIQRAEFLALFDGGDSWWQSPAPEAEAGRAELVEAFPGLADWFEPVPGEPIEAEADPPGDRGLTLPYATREESIAPGGSEGEQASLAAHAFAGMVVQFVLFSAVEWGVVLLQERQRGLWKRLRSAPVSRSTLMLSKILGCATVSLAIILSVFAAGALLFGYRIAGDPIAFAATAVVFALMASAFGLTVASLGRTPQGARSVALLGVLVMVMLGGCWIPSFLFPDWLQSLTPAIPTRWAIDGFDGVFTRGYSLAETLPALAALAAFAAGFGLFSTLAFRWSEP, translated from the coding sequence ATGAGCGCCCGACCCCTGCTGGCCCTGGTGGCGAAGGACCTGAAGGTCTTCCTCTCGGACCGCTACGCGCTGGTCCTCTCCTTCCTCGCGCCGGTGGCGCTGGCCAGCTTCATGGCCCTGATCTTCGGCGGTGCGGGGGCCGCGCCCCCCAGCCGGATCCCGATCCGCCTGACCGACGAGGACGGATCGGCCATCGCCCGCCGGATCGTCTCCGGCTCGGCGGCCGACGACCGCCTCGACGCCGTCGAGCAGCCCCGGGACCTCGCCCGGTCGGCCGTCCGGACCGGGGACGCCGTGCTCTCGGTCGTCATCCCCCCCGGCTTCGGCGAGGCCGCAGCGGACGCCCTTTACGGCGACGCCGAGCCCCCCGAGCTCCACTTCCTGCACGACCCGATGAGCCAGTCCGACGTCAGCCTCGCCCGAGGGCTGCTCACCCGGGTCATCCTGGAGGCCGTCACCTCCGAGGCCCTCTCCCCGGGCGACCGGCAGGACGGCCTGATCGACCTGTTGAGCGAAGAACTGCTCAACAATGACGTTACCTCACCTGATTCTGATGAGGATATTCAGCGGGCCGAGTTCCTCGCCCTCTTCGACGGGGGCGACTCCTGGTGGCAATCCCCCGCCCCCGAGGCCGAGGCCGGCCGCGCCGAGCTGGTCGAGGCCTTCCCCGGCCTCGCCGACTGGTTCGAGCCCGTGCCCGGGGAGCCGATCGAGGCCGAGGCCGATCCCCCTGGCGACCGAGGCTTAACGCTCCCCTACGCCACCCGGGAGGAGTCGATCGCCCCGGGGGGATCGGAGGGAGAACAGGCCTCGCTGGCGGCCCATGCCTTCGCGGGCATGGTGGTGCAGTTCGTCCTCTTCTCGGCGGTGGAGTGGGGCGTGGTGCTCTTGCAAGAACGCCAGCGCGGCCTGTGGAAGCGGCTGAGGTCGGCCCCGGTGTCCCGGTCGACGCTGATGCTGAGCAAGATCCTCGGCTGTGCGACCGTCTCCCTGGCGATCATCCTCTCGGTCTTCGCCGCCGGGGCGCTGCTCTTCGGCTACCGGATCGCCGGCGACCCGATCGCCTTCGCCGCCACCGCCGTCGTCTTCGCCCTGATGGCCTCGGCCTTCGGCCTGACGGTCGCCTCGCTCGGCCGGACGCCCCAGGGGGCCCGCTCGGTGGCCCTGCTCGGCGTGCTGGTGATGGTGATGCTCGGCGGCTGCTGGATCCCCAGCTTCCTCTTCCCCGACTGGCTCCAGTCCCTCACCCCGGCCATCCCCACCCGGTGGGCCATCGACGGCTTCGACGGCGTCTTCACCCGGGGCTACTCCCTCGCCGAGACCCTCCCCGCCCTCGCCGCCCTCGCCGCCTTCGCCGCCGGCTTCGGCCTCTTCTCGACGCTCGCCTTCCGATGGTCCGAGCCTTGA